AAAACACGACCAACAAGATGTGCAGAAGGAAGCGGTCTATGTAGTCAAAAAACTAAAATTCGATTCAGGCATCCCGGTTATTACCGAACTACTCAAAAGCCAGGACTTCACCAAAAATTCGAATTTTTTGATCGCACTCATCGAAACCTTAGGAGAATTTCCTCAGGCAAACGAGGCATTCTCCGTATTAGAAGCAAGATTCCAGGAGAAGTTTAACGATCCGGAAGTAAGAGCCCAGATCGCACTCTATTTCGGAAAAGTAAAAAAATCTTCAATTGAGAATGTTCTGATCGCGGCAGTAAAAGATGAAAAGGAACCGATCACACTTAGAGCTTATTCAGTAAACGCACTCGGAAAGATCAAATCGGAAGCTGCTATCACTCCTCTCCGAGAACTTCTTGAAAAGATCCGGGCCTTAAAGTCCAAGAACGATATCCAAGATTACCAAGCGCTCAAGATCCATACGATCACCGCTCTTGTCTCCTTGGGAGATAAGGAAATTATAGAAGAATTATATTCATTCGCAAGAGACGACGATGCAATGGTCCGACTTCGCGCAATCAAACACTTGGCGGAAACGGAAGATCCAGCAGTTATCGAAATTTTAGAATACAAGGCACAAAGAGATCCTAGCGAAAAAGTAAAACGTGCCGCCCAAAACGCCTTAGACCAACTTCGTAAAAAACTAGATCCTAGTTTTGTTCCAGCAAACTCCGACT
Above is a genomic segment from Leptospira johnsonii containing:
- a CDS encoding HEAT repeat domain-containing protein; amino-acid sequence: MVLCFLSFHEISSKEAPPKPKYTEEQIRKKKEVLYQILKYGTTKERASALRELEDFPKEEAGELYDQVGVILSKDPDWSMKIYALRISSILKLTQFENKIIALLKHDQQDVQKEAVYVVKKLKFDSGIPVITELLKSQDFTKNSNFLIALIETLGEFPQANEAFSVLEARFQEKFNDPEVRAQIALYFGKVKKSSIENVLIAAVKDEKEPITLRAYSVNALGKIKSEAAITPLRELLEKIRALKSKNDIQDYQALKIHTITALVSLGDKEIIEELYSFARDDDAMVRLRAIKHLAETEDPAVIEILEYKAQRDPSEKVKRAAQNALDQLRKKLDPSFVPANSDSKPTKDTGTRKAGGPSSSSSSRKSRPSSGGGEGSNPVPLSGEGSGSSSGGGSSNPGGGSGGGKPSGGESEDLEND